The genomic stretch GCTTGTTTTGTCTAAACACACAAAATCTGTAATTAATTCAAGCCAATATAAAAGAGGATACATGTAATAATGTACGTGATAAAAACTTTCATTAAAGCCCTTTTCATCCACTGCTTTATAAACGGTTCCACTTCTTTTAAAACTTGAACCTAAGCTTAGTCCTCCCATACTTACCATACAATACGGTGATCTCGTTACTTCTATTAATCTTACAGGTTCCCAAAAGCCAATAGGAACACCAGGTACTGGAAGTGGAAAAGGTGGTTTTGGGCAAGCACATATTAAATCATCAGGATTATCATCAGTATCAAATCTATTATTTGAATTCACTTTAACAGGTCCAATAGTTATTGGAAATAAACAGGACCAGCAAATATCATTTATAGGATTAACAAATCTTCCTACACATTGGCTTGCATATGCAATATTGCTAAAAATAATCACATTAATGATTACGATAAATTTAATTATATTGAATGTCTTCAACATTAAATTCCTCAATTTTTAACATTTTATTTTCTTGGCTTACTTTACAAGGAACTGCTTTTATCCCTAATTTATTTGTCAAAGCGCCAAATTGATCAAAAAATACACCCTTTTCTAATTTTTCAGATAATTTCTTCGGATTACCCTTAACTAAGATAATTTTGAAATTCTTTTGGTTTTTTATTTGTTGTTTCACATATTCAATTTGTTTGATATTCGTGCCATTTATAAAAATTAGCTCTTTTGATAAATTCACGTTGTCCAAAGGGTTATGCTTGTCTCCTTTCCTTGCAATTATATTATTATGATGGTCATAAATATCTTCATTAACTACTATTGAAGGATCGTAATAATATACTCGATTATTCTCAGCATCTTTGATTCCTGAAACTGCCTGAGGATTATTTATTTTATTTTCAACGATAGTACTTAACTGCTTTTGATGTTTTAAAAGACCTTCTTTTTTTATTTTTTCTTCAATTTTTAATTTGATATATTCAATCAAATTAATTTCTTTTATTGGCTTAACTTCACCCCAAGTACCAAAATCTTTAGCTAAGCTAATGTTAAAAGAAAATACAACCAAATATAAAATTAAAAGAAAATTAATTGTTTTCATTGGATAAAACCTCATTTTTCATTTCTTCAGTTTTATCCGTAATAATATAATTACCCTTCTTTAAGATTGTTTTAGAATTAATTACTAAATCATCTTTATTGAATTTATTTTCAATTCTATTCTTAAGCAGGGTAATAAATTCTTTAACTTTTGAATTTAGCTCCTTATCGTCAATATTACTTTTAGCTAATTCAATCGTTTTTTCCTGGATAATTTTATCTATATCTATAAGGAATATTTCTCTAGAATTATTAATATTACTAAAATAAAGACCACCTATAAATATACCTACAAGTAAAGTGGTTAGAATATATAGGGTAAAATCTAATTTTTTAAATTCCATATATTTTCCTCTCGACTTCACTTACAGCATCTTCTATTGATTTTCCTTGATTTAATTGCTCGTAAACAGCAAGTTTTACTTCTTTAGTTGTCGAATATAATACTTTAGAGTAATTATCTAAATACAACCTACCAATACAATAACCATTAGGACTATCTATCATTATTTCAGAATATTTCTCATAAATTGTATTTAATGATGAAACTAAAGCCTTTTGATGATTATCCATTGGATAACCTTCCTTAATATTATCTTTTTCAGCAATGTCAGTTATGCCATTCAAGTTTGATTGTTGTAGGGTGCATTTCCAGGCTGAATTATTAAAGCATGTTTTAGTTGATTCATTTTTAAAAAAATCTGCAATTTGTTGCGTTCCCATAGCAATACAGGCTTTTAGTTTCCTGGTTATACGATACCATTCTTCAATAAAATTACCCATTGTTGAGGATAATAAACGCCAGGATTCGTCAATTACTATTAAGCAAGGAACCGATCTATATTTTTGTAATAACACTGTATTAATTTGAATTAATATTATTTGAAATACTACAGCTAAAAGGTCATTTTTATCTTTAATATCATCTAATTCGTATACATTTAAATCAGAGGTAATATCAAAATTCGAAATGGTATTAAAATACCCTCCATAGGTTCCTTTTTCTCCAAAAGGAAAAAGCATTTGTCCTACATCATGCGCTCTTGGGTCATCAAGTGTAAAAAGAGCGTCTATTACATCTTGAATATTTGCTTTATTTCTTTTTAATTCCCAAGCTTTAAATATTGCTTGTTCTATAAAAGAATTTTCTATTGAAGTTGTCCCATGAAATGGAGAAGCCATTACCTGAATTATTCCTTTAATCGCTCTAATAATCTCTTTAAACTCTTCAAGGTCAGTATCATCTATATTTGTAAAAGGGTTTAATTTTAAATTAGATCTTGGTGTAAATTCTACGAAATTTCCTTTGAGTAATGTGCATATATTTTCATATGACCTACCAATATCTATTATAAATACTTTACCTCCCATACTTAGAACACTGGTAACAAGTTCTTGCATAAATACAGATTTTCCACTTCCAGACATTCCTGTAATACACATATTATAATTCCCTTTATTATCAAAAGGATTAAAATAGAAAATCTGACCTCTTCTTCCTGATAATAATAAACCTGGCGTTACAGTACCTTTCCATTCTCCTTGAATAGGCATAAAAACAGCTGATTCATGACTTAAAGAAGTTTTACATTTTCTAAATCCTTTTAAGTAAAGCCAGTATTTTTCACCCCAAGACATAGGGAAAGCATTTAGTAATGCTGGTAAATGAATAAATTTATCACTAACAAGTTGCCATCCATGAGCTCTGTATAACATTATTAAAATTTGCTCACTTACTTCTACTTGCCTTTTTTTTCCATAAAGAATCACTTGATAATGAGTGAAAACGATTCTACCGTCTGATTCAAGCGAACGTCTAACAAAATGCAATTCTTCAGATTGTTTAGTCAATTTACTATTAAACTTTATTAAAGACCTATTTTCAGCTTGATTATCTATCATCATTGATTTTGCAAGTATTTTAGACTTTAAAAGTGGGTCATTTGGAATATGAGTACCGAAATGTATAATAAATGGAGTTCTTATCGTTCGATTGCTATTCATCAAGTCACCTATAAAATTATTCATCAAAGAAAGAGACCATCTTGATGGATAATTTTTAACACTATAACTTTTGAATACTTTGTCATTTTCCCTTACGGAAATATAATCTTTATTGACTTCTAATAACGTATCATTTGAAACTATTTGGTCACATAAAGGTTCATATTTATTATAATTAAGATCCGAACTCGTTATATTATTATCTTCACTTAATATATCATCAATTACCCTAATTAAGCTTTCTGCATCAATTGATCTTGAATACAATTCATTTGATTTAAATATAGTACTAATTTGCTCTCTTATACTTTTAAGCCTTTCTAAAACGATTACCTCTTCCTCTTCATTTCTTTCGAGTAAAGGTTCAGAATATGAAATATATAATTTATAGTCCGTAAAACTTACTTCATTGTGTTGCGTGTTATTTTCTTTAAAATATAATGCTCTTCTTTCTGCTAGCTTTTGAAAAATTTTATTAGGAGTTTGTTCTTTATATTCTTGATATTTATCTAAATAATCACCTATTTTTGGGCTTGATATAAAGGTAAATTGTAAGTTTGATCCTTCTGGTAATAAATATTGAAATATTTGAGAAAATGTTACTTGAACTTCATATTTTGCACTTGTTAAAGGTATAGCTTCTAATACAAACCCAATACTATTTTTATTAATAAAAATATTTTCATCTTTCAAGAAAGCTAAATAAGGTAAATAATCCGCAAATCCTTCTATACCAAGCAGATTTTCTACTGTTTCTCTAGTTTTTTGATAATCTCTTAACCTAATTTTTTCCTCCGAAATCAAAGGAAACAAAAAGCTTTTCAAGATATTTTTGAAATATTTCATCATTTAATTCATTGGTACATTGATATAAAAATCTTCTATTTTATTGCCATTATGATCAGTATGGGCTTTAATTAAGACTGGAAGGTAGCTTGTAATGCTAGAATTACTGGTTTTATTTAACTTTTCTTCAGTTATAATTTTTTTTTCGATATATTTTTCTTCATTATTTACTTTACCATTATCTATAACTGAATGAACTTCTGATACAGATAAACAACCCAGACCATCTTTAGCTTTACAAGTAAAATCTCTTTTATAAGTGGTACATGCAGTTAATGATAATAATAATAAAAGAGGAATTTTATTCATTGCTTACTCCTTTATTCAAATTATTAGCTTTGTTTCTCGCCTTATTTCTTACTTCTGAAATTGTTTCATGAACGTTTTTACTACCTATCAATGCAGCTTCTGTGAAAACAATATCTACATTTCGACCTGCAGCAACTTCGATAATTGGTTGAATATTTTCAGCTTTATCTATGTGATATTGAGCATATCTTTCTAAACTATTTGCAGCCCCTTCAGAAAGATTGTTTGTTAAGCGCTGATCCAACGGAGGAGATTGAATCTTTCCATTAGCAGTAAAAGGATTAATTAAAACAGATTGAGGAGTTATAGTTTTACCTAGGCCACTTAATACACCCCCCATTAAACTATGTTCTAAAAATTGATATTCTTTTGAAACAACCTTTCCTCTTACACCCGCCTCAGAATCTTCTCCTGCAACATATCCTGCAATGGCTGTTTCGATTATTTCCCCAGTTTTTTTATTAACACAGGACATTTTTTCTGTACGCATATAAACCCTTTCACTGGACAAATCACCATAACCACTTGCTGTAACATGGCAATCTACTAAATCTCCTCTAAATTTATTTGGTAAAATTGCTCTATCAATGATTCTTAAAAGAACTGGTCTTGGGTCTGCTTGGGAAGAAAGAGATGTGGAAGCAGCAACACCCCCTACGATTTTTTCTTTAGCTGAACTACCTGCAGGAATCGTATTATCAATAGTTTTAACTACTTCATCTGCTATTCCAGATTTTTCATTTACAAGTTTTATTCCAAATTTCTTTATTT from Sphingobacteriia bacterium encodes the following:
- the traW gene encoding type-F conjugative transfer system protein TraW codes for the protein MKTINFLLILYLVVFSFNISLAKDFGTWGEVKPIKEINLIEYIKLKIEEKIKKEGLLKHQKQLSTIVENKINNPQAVSGIKDAENNRVYYYDPSIVVNEDIYDHHNNIIARKGDKHNPLDNVNLSKELIFINGTNIKQIEYVKQQIKNQKNFKIILVKGNPKKLSEKLEKGVFFDQFGALTNKLGIKAVPCKVSQENKMLKIEEFNVEDIQYN
- the traC gene encoding type IV secretion system protein TraC, which gives rise to MMKYFKNILKSFLFPLISEEKIRLRDYQKTRETVENLLGIEGFADYLPYLAFLKDENIFINKNSIGFVLEAIPLTSAKYEVQVTFSQIFQYLLPEGSNLQFTFISSPKIGDYLDKYQEYKEQTPNKIFQKLAERRALYFKENNTQHNEVSFTDYKLYISYSEPLLERNEEEEVIVLERLKSIREQISTIFKSNELYSRSIDAESLIRVIDDILSEDNNITSSDLNYNKYEPLCDQIVSNDTLLEVNKDYISVRENDKVFKSYSVKNYPSRWSLSLMNNFIGDLMNSNRTIRTPFIIHFGTHIPNDPLLKSKILAKSMMIDNQAENRSLIKFNSKLTKQSEELHFVRRSLESDGRIVFTHYQVILYGKKRQVEVSEQILIMLYRAHGWQLVSDKFIHLPALLNAFPMSWGEKYWLYLKGFRKCKTSLSHESAVFMPIQGEWKGTVTPGLLLSGRRGQIFYFNPFDNKGNYNMCITGMSGSGKSVFMQELVTSVLSMGGKVFIIDIGRSYENICTLLKGNFVEFTPRSNLKLNPFTNIDDTDLEEFKEIIRAIKGIIQVMASPFHGTTSIENSFIEQAIFKAWELKRNKANIQDVIDALFTLDDPRAHDVGQMLFPFGEKGTYGGYFNTISNFDITSDLNVYELDDIKDKNDLLAVVFQIILIQINTVLLQKYRSVPCLIVIDESWRLLSSTMGNFIEEWYRITRKLKACIAMGTQQIADFFKNESTKTCFNNSAWKCTLQQSNLNGITDIAEKDNIKEGYPMDNHQKALVSSLNTIYEKYSEIMIDSPNGYCIGRLYLDNYSKVLYSTTKEVKLAVYEQLNQGKSIEDAVSEVERKIYGI
- a CDS encoding TraB/VirB10 family protein; amino-acid sequence: MKIHYISNLIKKRQNLLRLAIGTIIIALILSVVSLALKKRQIKIIEAKSTYTVGLDKPIDNKDIETVWRADIENKQLTVENEFYELKQELLSLKEKYKEELEKREEQTKFFNQEIKKIEENYQEKLIGNENLKPIPLDNEGNIITPQIKKFGIKLVNEKSGIADEVVKTIDNTIPAGSSAKEKIVGGVAASTSLSSQADPRPVLLRIIDRAILPNKFRGDLVDCHVTASGYGDLSSERVYMRTEKMSCVNKKTGEIIETAIAGYVAGEDSEAGVRGKVVSKEYQFLEHSLMGGVLSGLGKTITPQSVLINPFTANGKIQSPPLDQRLTNNLSEGAANSLERYAQYHIDKAENIQPIIEVAAGRNVDIVFTEAALIGSKNVHETISEVRNKARNKANNLNKGVSNE